One Desulforegulaceae bacterium genomic window carries:
- a CDS encoding putative CRISPR-associated protein — MNKLILLSTTGTSLFKSNLEPLAKGTKTTELSNEKEITAAFVSNNFKKLASELLKLEGTDRICGAEINTITEIINSKIIEPEHLVFLVSDTDDGKNTGIVLSEYFSKLKNTNLRKTEFKIINGLQTNDPLVFQTKGLANLVTEIGKYIRNFGSENIAIDATGGYKAQIAIAVVIGQALNIPVFYKHEFFNKIIKFPPMPVSLDYSLIGDYASIFRSLEDGNLVYLEDDEIIDDKLKVFLEEEKIEGKRTIALSPIGNVFLTAFRILNPQKPIGLKDSNFRKSPSFGNDHHYPGGFKKFVQKVWEENLWISQIISQDYSQQKGLKKNGFFLKDNGKNHEIIGIYTGSFNVCFKLITENNSKIDLTWAADKLNTKYF; from the coding sequence ATGAATAAACTAATTCTATTATCAACAACAGGAACAAGCCTTTTCAAGTCAAACCTTGAACCACTAGCAAAAGGCACAAAAACAACTGAGCTTTCAAATGAAAAAGAAATAACAGCTGCATTTGTATCAAATAATTTTAAAAAACTTGCATCTGAACTTTTAAAACTTGAAGGCACAGATCGGATTTGCGGAGCAGAAATAAATACAATTACAGAAATTATAAACTCAAAAATAATTGAACCTGAGCATTTAGTATTTCTTGTTTCAGATACAGACGACGGAAAAAACACAGGAATTGTTTTAAGCGAGTATTTTTCAAAGCTTAAAAATACAAATTTAAGAAAAACAGAATTTAAAATTATTAATGGGCTGCAAACCAATGACCCTCTTGTTTTTCAAACCAAAGGGCTTGCAAACCTTGTAACTGAAATTGGTAAATATATAAGAAATTTTGGAAGCGAAAATATAGCAATTGATGCCACAGGCGGATATAAAGCTCAAATTGCAATTGCTGTTGTTATTGGTCAGGCACTCAATATTCCGGTTTTTTACAAACATGAGTTTTTTAATAAAATTATAAAATTTCCTCCCATGCCTGTATCTTTAGATTATTCATTAATTGGTGATTATGCTTCAATTTTTCGCTCACTTGAAGATGGAAACCTTGTTTATCTTGAAGATGATGAAATTATAGATGATAAGTTAAAAGTTTTTTTAGAAGAAGAAAAAATTGAAGGAAAAAGAACCATTGCTTTAAGTCCTATAGGAAATGTTTTTCTTACAGCTTTTAGAATTTTAAATCCCCAAAAACCAATAGGACTTAAAGATTCTAATTTTAGAAAAAGCCCTTCTTTTGGAAATGATCATCATTATCCAGGCGGTTTTAAAAAATTTGTTCAAAAAGTCTGGGAAGAAAATTTATGGATAAGTCAAATAATTTCTCAAGATTATAGCCAGCAAAAAGGATTAAAGAAAAATGGCTTTTTTTTAAAAGACAATGGAAAAAATCACGAAATTATAGGAATTTATACAGGAAGTTTTAATGTTTGCTTCAAATTAATAACAGAAAATAATTCCAAAATTGATTTAACCTGGGCAGCAGATAAACTTAATACAAAATATTTTTAA
- the csx2 gene encoding TIGR02221 family CRISPR-associated protein, protein EKVFDELENGDEIIFDITHAFRSIPMLAIVILNYAKVLKNVSLSGIYYGAMEALGNIPVVKEMELKKRFVPIFELTAFDTLLDWSSAIERFTKSGDASKIKVLAASTLSPLLKQAKGSNKNLTTLNNLSKNLDAFSKNIRTNRKSKNSITESAVKIKQNLSLLENENLIPAFKPLLKHIEKSVSGFGDDRIKNGLSAVKWCMDHGLVQQGYTMLLELIFTKMIIVASKDPSDLKNRDLASKALHYIMNKKTDKSSWLPISLENEEFTQKMVDFGVKFDFDKKFRANSNLISQNRNDLNHAADIKTADKLIEELEDIYIYFEGILLNSNE, encoded by the coding sequence TTGAAAAGGTTTTTGATGAGCTTGAAAACGGAGATGAAATTATTTTTGACATTACCCATGCTTTCAGATCAATTCCAATGCTTGCAATTGTTATTTTAAATTATGCAAAGGTTTTGAAAAATGTATCCCTTTCAGGGATTTATTATGGTGCAATGGAAGCTTTAGGGAATATTCCAGTAGTTAAAGAGATGGAACTGAAAAAAAGATTTGTTCCAATTTTTGAGCTTACAGCTTTTGACACTCTTTTAGACTGGTCATCTGCAATTGAAAGATTTACAAAATCAGGGGATGCTTCAAAAATTAAGGTGCTAGCAGCATCAACATTGTCCCCGCTTCTAAAACAGGCAAAAGGAAGCAATAAAAACCTTACTACATTAAACAATTTATCAAAAAATCTGGATGCTTTTTCAAAAAATATAAGAACAAACAGAAAATCAAAAAACTCGATTACTGAAAGTGCTGTAAAAATCAAACAAAATCTTAGTTTACTAGAGAATGAAAATCTTATTCCTGCATTTAAACCTCTTTTAAAACATATTGAAAAATCAGTTTCCGGGTTTGGAGATGACAGAATTAAAAACGGATTATCAGCTGTTAAGTGGTGCATGGATCACGGACTTGTTCAGCAGGGATATACAATGCTTCTGGAACTTATTTTTACAAAGATGATAATAGTTGCATCAAAAGATCCTTCGGATTTGAAAAATCGGGATTTAGCATCAAAAGCACTCCACTACATTATGAATAAAAAAACAGACAAAAGTTCCTGGCTTCCAATATCTCTTGAAAACGAAGAGTTTACTCAAAAAATGGTTGATTTTGGAGTAAAATTTGATTTTGATAAAAAATTCAGAGCAAACTCAAATCTGATCAGTCAAAATAGAAATGACTTAAACCATGCAGCAGATATAAAAACGGCTGATAAACTTATTGAAGAGCTTGAAGACATTTACATTTATTTTGAAGGGATACTTTTAAATTCAAATGAATAA